A segment of the Pseudoalteromonas piscicida genome:
AAGCCTCTATTTGATTGGCATCCATACTTTCAAATTACTCCAGACTTTCAAAACAACTAACGCCTTAATATTAGGCATTTTCGCACGTTTTGGAGCGAAGCGACAGTGTAAAAATGTCCTTAATAATTAACTTGTTATATTCCCCATACGCATATTTCAAATTGTGGAGATTGGCGCTCGTTATACTCGAAGATTATACCGAAGTCTTCAGTTTCTCCGACCCAAGATAAATCCCTGTACCCACCATTCTCACATCGCAATAGCTTTGCGATTTCTATTAGGTTCGTTTGTAGTTCTTCTGAACTCAATTGATAGTGAGTCCCTTTGAAATCAAAGCTAAGCCATCCAACTATTTCGCTCCTGAGTGATAGCTTGATTATCGACTCTATCGCTAACTCAAAATCTTCGAATTCATACCTTTCCCATTTTTCAGCATCAGCTCTACTAGAGATACACTTTCCATCTATCCACTTAGACATGGCCAAGTTTTTAATTGCTGCTTGGTTAAAAGTAATCTCAACGGAAGAAAACAATCGTTGAAGTCCAGAATCTAATCTCGATATAAAGACTTCATGCTCTTTTTTACATTTGAATTCGTGTAGTTTAGTTTCGAGTTTACTCATATCTCACAGGGAATATAAACGCCCGCCTTAACAGGCGGAAAATAGCAGGCTAAAATTAGCGACGAAGGAGCGCAAGCCTGCTGTTTTGCGTCCTTTGGTTAAAGCGTTTGTTAGGTAACGTTTATCACTTTAGGTGGTTGATTAGTTATAACATGCACGAATTCGTTGGTTGTCATTAACGACCAATGTTCAAGTGTTCCAACTGCAGTATCAAAAACAATTGTATCTGACTTAGCGTGCTCCAATAAGCGTGACGCATTGTACTTAGCTAGAACACCTTCTTGCCGATCAGCATGGAAGTCATTCCTGTGATCACATTCATCATAAACTTGAAACATTACAGTAAAAGTGAATATAACTAAATAACGTTGCGGCTCTCGTAACTGCTCTTCTTTAGGGAGCATTTCTTCAACAGTAAGAGTTAATAGTCTGTCCCTATACTGAAAGTTTTCGAGAAACCATTTTTGATAATTGTGTATATCAAGCTCAGTTTTCATTTAGTTACCTAACGCCTCGCTTAACCGGCGCAAAATAGCAGGCTAAAATCAGCGACGAAGGAGCGCAAGCCTGCTGTTTTGCGTCCCTTGGTTAAAGCGTTTGTTAGGGTTTATACCCAAAGATTTTTAAACCTTCGTCATCACTTGTGAACTCAAACTCTCCCAAAACATTTAACTGCTCGATCAGATGTTGAACACTTTGAGTCTTGTAAATGGTTGGAGAGCCTTCATATGGTTTATAACCTAGTGATGCTGGAATAAATAACCATTCGATTAACTCGAAGTCGAAAGGGCCATTCAAAGCACCACAATCACCAACATAATATTCACCAAGTGAGTCAAAATCTGGTAAGTGCCCTAGCTTAGGGTCAGTTTCGTTTACAAGCTTCCACTGACAATGAGTGAATTGCACGTTGTTTTCATTAACAACGCTAAAAAGCTTTCTCCATTTAGCATTAGACATATATGAACAAGAAAACCTTTCTCGAATTTTCACCAAATTCTCCGTAAACCCTAACGCCCGATTAACGGGTAAAAAATTGTGGGCTAAAATTGAGCGAAGCGAATAGCCCGCAAGTTTTTTATCCCTGTTTAATTGCTTGTTAGCAGTTTAATCACCACCTTTTTCCTTTAATGATTGTAAAAGTCTTCCAATGGCGCTTAATGAAACATAAGTAATAAAAGATAAAATTACTGAACCCCAAATATAAGCATAATTTGGAATTACATAAGAGTAGAATGATTGTTCTTTAAAAGGAATCTCTAATTGCCAATAGGTGAAATGCACACCAGCAACAAAACAAATGACAATTAAACACATTTGAGAAAAAAGTTCTGCACACTTTTCCATAAGATATTCATAACCTTTAGGGTTATTATATGCGAGAAAGAATATACCGCTGATAATAGCAAGTATTAGACTTATAATTAACTTATCCAATCGGCACCTCTATACGAAAAACTGCTAACAATTTAATATCGACCCAATGGGTCGTTTTTCTACCGAGCCATGGGTCATTATTCTCATTGTACCAGCTTTATCACAATAACTAACTTGTTGCTACAGATATATTTTTAATCATTACAGAAACTATGAATAAGGATAAAAACGACCCAGTGAGTCGTTTTCTTGACTATAGGAGAAACACAATAATACTGTATATAAATACAGCCCAGTTAGGACTAGCTCAATGAGAACTCGTTCACCATTTTTAAACCACATCGCAGAGTTTATGCTGACTAAGCAATATTCGCTCAGAACCGTTGATATATATCTTAAGTGGATTTCTTCCTATATTCATTTTCATGATAAGCGCCACCCAGCTTCAATGGGCGATAACGAGGTTGTCGAATATCTCGACTACCTTGTACTTAAACGCAATGTGTCGCCTAAAACACAAGCGACAGCGTTAAATGCATTATCTTTTCTGTATAAGCAAATAATTAAACAGGATTTGTGTCCTAATTTAACGTTTGTCAGAAGCAAGCGCCAATCTAAGTTGCCAATTGTTATGACCCCCGATGAGGTTAAACGCCTCATGTCGTTTTTAAGTAAACGATATTATTTAATTTCAGGTTTAATGTATGGTAGCGGCCTACGTGTAATGGAAGCCGTTCAACTACGAGTTCAGGACATTGATTTTGACTACAAGTGCATTCGGATCTGGAATGGAAAAGGGAATAAACATCGGGTAGTTACACTTGCCACTGAACTTATACCTTTGCTAAGAAATCAAATTGCTCAGGTTAATGAATACTTAAAATTAGATTCCCAGAACGAATATTATGCTGGTGTTTGGATGCCAAACGCACTAGCAAGAAAATATCCTAGCGCCAATAAGTCAATTGCTTGGCAGTATCTATTTCCCTCATATAAGTTAAGTGCTGATCCTGAAACTGGCGAGATCCGCCGACATCATTTTCATCAAACAGGAGTACGTAAAGCGGTTAAAGAGGCAGCCAAAAAAGCACAAATAACAAAACCTATAACGCCCCACACTTTTAGACATTCATTTGCTACTCATTTACTACAAAGTGGTGCAGATATTAGAACCGTACAAGCTCAACTTGGTCATTCCGATGTGAAGACAACGCAAATATATACTCATGTTTTACAGCTAGGCGCAAACGGTGTTGTTAGCCCTTTGAGCAAAATTTTCTAGCTTGTTATAGGCCAAAAACGAGTTACGCCTGCGGGTTCGTTTCCGGCACATACACAACGGTCCAATTTGATTGAGCCCTGTTAATAAAGACTAACAGATCACATTAAGACGTATTCAGATAAAGGGCTTAATTGCCCTTTATTTTTTCCAAAAACAACCGTTTTTGTTCTGGGGTTGCTTGTTGCCACCAATACTCCAACATACCAACCACATCTGGATGTGCTGATTTAGGCGCCGCTGGCGTAACGGCTCGTGTGGCAGTACTTGGCGTTGAATAACGTGGTGCAGTGGATGTTGAAGGCTCACTTACCATCGCTGTCGTTACTCTTGGTCTTTCTTGTGTCACTACCAATGTTGTCGCTAACGATTCATTGGGTGCTTGCAACATAATCAATGGCTGATCTGCAAATGCCTTTGCTGCAACCACATTGTCAGGTCGGTTAAATTCAACCTGATACTCGCCGTCTTGATCGATACTTATTTTTGCCCAAAATGGCTTCGACTCTATGGTTTCGTGGTCGTCATAGCCCACTTCATACAAGTCGGTGTAACGCATTTTGACCGCATACTCCCCTTTGGCTAAGTCCAACTCTCGCACTTTGGAGAAGAATGAGTGTTCAATGGTTTTATCATCAACTTGCAAGGGAATAATTTCTTCAGGAAAACTTAGCAACGCAGCCTGTGAAAGCGGTGACAACAGTAAAACAGCGGTCGCAAGCGTATATTTTAAGCGCATCTATTCACTCCTTCGTGAGTACCAAATCATTATACCTTGATGAGATTACTGCATACCTGCTTATATCTCTACCCTTTTAATTGATGCGCAGTGGGATAACGCATCAAATCTATTGAGTCTCCTTGAGAGTTAGCTATGCTAGAGCAATTCAATATGCCAGATAAGGAGGGACCATGAGTTCAGAAACTATTTTTACCAAAATTATTAATCGAGAAATCCCTGCAGACATCGTTTACGAAGATGAACAAGCACTCGCGTTTAGAGATATTA
Coding sequences within it:
- a CDS encoding DUF6678 family protein gives rise to the protein MKIRERFSCSYMSNAKWRKLFSVVNENNVQFTHCQWKLVNETDPKLGHLPDFDSLGEYYVGDCGALNGPFDFELIEWLFIPASLGYKPYEGSPTIYKTQSVQHLIEQLNVLGEFEFTSDDEGLKIFGYKP
- a CDS encoding DUF2057 family protein → MRLKYTLATAVLLLSPLSQAALLSFPEEIIPLQVDDKTIEHSFFSKVRELDLAKGEYAVKMRYTDLYEVGYDDHETIESKPFWAKISIDQDGEYQVEFNRPDNVVAAKAFADQPLIMLQAPNESLATTLVVTQERPRVTTAMVSEPSTSTAPRYSTPSTATRAVTPAAPKSAHPDVVGMLEYWWQQATPEQKRLFLEKIKGN
- a CDS encoding integron integrase, which produces MRTRSPFLNHIAEFMLTKQYSLRTVDIYLKWISSYIHFHDKRHPASMGDNEVVEYLDYLVLKRNVSPKTQATALNALSFLYKQIIKQDLCPNLTFVRSKRQSKLPIVMTPDEVKRLMSFLSKRYYLISGLMYGSGLRVMEAVQLRVQDIDFDYKCIRIWNGKGNKHRVVTLATELIPLLRNQIAQVNEYLKLDSQNEYYAGVWMPNALARKYPSANKSIAWQYLFPSYKLSADPETGEIRRHHFHQTGVRKAVKEAAKKAQITKPITPHTFRHSFATHLLQSGADIRTVQAQLGHSDVKTTQIYTHVLQLGANGVVSPLSKIF